One region of Bacterioplanoides sp. SCSIO 12839 genomic DNA includes:
- the trmB gene encoding tRNA (guanosine(46)-N7)-methyltransferase TrmB, which produces MTEENQNHDSAAHSEAAATSEADTHSSTEKKQYRRGIKSFVIRAGRLTKGQEGALERQWPIMGMELEDGPIDPKQVFGRDSHVVLEIGYGMGQSLVQMAQAAPEKDFIGVEVHLPGVGSLLNHAEEAGVTNLRTYKDDAIEVLKLIPDNSLDTVQLFFPDPWHKKKHHKRRIVNGEFAQTLRRVLKPGGIFHMATDWEPYSEHMLEVMDVAEGYENIAGQGQCVDRPDHRPYTKFEKRGERKGHGVWDIMYRKIS; this is translated from the coding sequence GTGACTGAAGAAAACCAGAACCATGATTCAGCGGCGCATAGTGAAGCTGCCGCCACTTCGGAAGCTGATACCCACTCAAGCACCGAGAAAAAACAGTACCGCCGCGGTATTAAAAGCTTTGTTATTCGTGCTGGCCGTTTAACCAAAGGTCAGGAAGGTGCACTGGAGCGCCAGTGGCCCATCATGGGCATGGAGCTGGAAGATGGCCCGATTGATCCGAAGCAGGTGTTCGGTCGAGACAGTCATGTGGTACTGGAGATTGGTTACGGTATGGGTCAGTCGTTAGTACAAATGGCACAAGCCGCCCCGGAAAAAGACTTTATTGGTGTGGAAGTGCATCTGCCGGGCGTTGGTTCATTACTGAATCACGCCGAAGAAGCCGGTGTCACCAACCTGCGTACCTATAAAGATGACGCGATTGAAGTGTTAAAGCTGATACCGGATAACAGCCTGGATACCGTGCAGCTGTTCTTCCCCGATCCATGGCATAAGAAGAAGCACCACAAACGCCGTATCGTAAATGGTGAGTTCGCCCAGACACTGCGTCGTGTGCTGAAACCGGGTGGTATCTTCCATATGGCAACCGATTGGGAACCCTACAGCGAACACATGCTCGAAGTGATGGACGTGGCCGAAGGCTATGAAAATATCGCAGGGCAAGGGCAATGTGTTGATCGTCCGGACCATCGCCCGTACACCAAGTTTGAAAAACGCGGTGAGCGCAAAGGCCACGGTGTTTGGGATATTATGTACCGCAAAATCAGCTGA
- a CDS encoding PA4642 family protein yields the protein MLKKDKEKVFGGDWTEEQLRAFIDVESHDGTEADYLAVIRAYRHMVPATFKQYIELFVAEGHNLNAKNLDGTSLFATISSHTQGSEYAEILKAAGAE from the coding sequence ATGTTAAAAAAAGATAAAGAAAAGGTATTTGGTGGTGACTGGACGGAAGAGCAGTTACGCGCGTTTATTGATGTTGAAAGTCACGACGGCACCGAAGCCGATTACCTGGCCGTGATTCGCGCCTATCGTCATATGGTACCGGCGACCTTCAAACAGTACATCGAGCTGTTTGTGGCAGAAGGCCATAATCTGAACGCCAAAAACCTCGACGGCACCAGCCTGTTCGCCACCATCTCCAGCCATACTCAGGGCTCTGAGTACGCGGAAATTCTGAAAGCCGCTGGCGCTGAATAA
- a CDS encoding Na+/H+ antiporter NhaC family protein, which translates to MTRPSPLALLPMVLFLSLFIGSGLFYQAQGIEFAFYEISAPVAILPAIVLAVLFASGSLNQRVEQFIKGCSDPTLITMLLIFLLAGGFASVAKAIGGVDATVNFGLSIIPPSLVLPGLFLMTAFMATAMGTSMGTIAAVAPIAVGLTEATDLSLALTVGTVVGGAMFGDNLSIISDTTIAATRTQGCSMADKFRMNLKIAIPAALITMVWLYLQGSEVQVSENTEHSAVKMMPYLLVLVLAVSGLNVLVVLLAGIVLAGLTGLLLVDDYHIAQWAQDIYAGYTGMQEIMILSLLIGGLAYMMKEAGGLEWLAQQIDKLSRRKEAKDDQQRSGETSLSLAVAVSNLCTANNTVAILISGGLAKDIAGRYQVDPRRSASLMDITSCVVQGIIPWGAQMLLAASIAGLSPLQLMDSVIYCWMLAVALIMSIAIGRPLAAPK; encoded by the coding sequence ATGACCAGACCTTCCCCACTGGCACTGTTACCTATGGTGCTGTTCTTATCCTTATTTATTGGCAGTGGTCTGTTTTATCAGGCTCAGGGCATCGAGTTTGCCTTTTATGAAATTTCAGCGCCGGTGGCGATTTTGCCTGCCATTGTGCTGGCGGTGTTATTCGCCAGTGGTTCGCTGAATCAGCGTGTGGAGCAGTTTATTAAGGGCTGTAGTGATCCAACCCTGATCACCATGCTACTGATTTTCCTGTTGGCCGGAGGCTTTGCCAGCGTCGCCAAAGCTATTGGTGGTGTTGATGCCACGGTTAATTTTGGCCTGAGCATTATTCCGCCGTCATTGGTGTTGCCCGGTTTATTCCTGATGACCGCCTTTATGGCTACCGCAATGGGAACATCCATGGGTACCATCGCCGCCGTTGCACCGATTGCCGTTGGCCTGACCGAAGCCACCGACCTGTCACTGGCGCTCACCGTCGGCACGGTAGTGGGTGGTGCTATGTTTGGCGATAACCTGTCGATTATTTCTGATACCACCATTGCCGCCACTCGGACTCAGGGCTGCTCCATGGCGGATAAATTCCGTATGAACCTGAAGATTGCCATTCCGGCAGCGCTTATCACCATGGTGTGGTTGTACCTGCAAGGCAGTGAAGTACAAGTTAGCGAAAACACCGAGCACAGCGCAGTCAAAATGATGCCTTATTTGTTGGTGTTGGTATTGGCGGTATCGGGCCTGAATGTTCTGGTGGTGTTGCTGGCGGGCATTGTGCTGGCGGGCCTGACCGGGCTGTTACTGGTTGATGACTATCACATTGCGCAATGGGCCCAAGATATTTACGCCGGTTACACCGGTATGCAGGAAATTATGATCCTGTCGCTTCTGATTGGTGGTCTGGCATATATGATGAAAGAAGCTGGCGGGCTGGAATGGCTGGCGCAACAAATCGACAAACTCAGCCGTCGCAAAGAAGCTAAAGATGACCAGCAACGCAGTGGTGAAACCAGCCTCAGCTTAGCCGTTGCGGTATCCAACTTATGTACTGCCAACAACACGGTAGCGATTCTGATCAGCGGCGGTTTAGCCAAAGATATCGCTGGCCGTTATCAGGTTGACCCTCGCCGTAGCGCCAGCCTGATGGACATCACCTCATGTGTGGTACAGGGTATTATTCCCTGGGGCGCACAAATGTTACTGGCGGCTTCCATTGCCGGATTATCACCGTTGCAACTGATGGACTCG